In Mustelus asterias chromosome 20, sMusAst1.hap1.1, whole genome shotgun sequence, a single genomic region encodes these proteins:
- the LOC144508297 gene encoding stathmin-3-like, translating to MSSTVAAYKEKMKELSMLSLICSCFYTQPHPNTISKFGDMEVKPINKRASGQAFEVILKPQSTDLSPEQPISPKKKEISLEELQQQLDAAEDRRKSQEMQLLQQLAEKQQHRRIVLHRAIVDNCDFSRTTERKLNEKMDICNENRKAHIAALKDRLREKERHAAEVRRNKVLREELSG from the exons cCTACAAGGAAAAAATGAAGGAGCTCTCAATGCTCTCGCTGATCTGCTCTTGTTTCTACACCCAGCCGCATCCCAACACAATTAGCAAATTTGGTG ATATGGAAGTGAAACCAATTAACAAGCGTGCATCTGGACAAGCTTTTGAGGTGATCCTGAAGCCCCAGTCCACTGATTTGTCACCTGAACAACCTATCTCACCAAAGAAGAAGGAGATCTCTTTGGAGGAACTCCAGCAACAGCTGGATGCTGCTGAGGACAGGAGGAAG TCCCAGGAGATGCAGCTTCTGCAGCAACTTGCAGAAAAGCAGCAGCACAGGCGTATCGTTCTACACAGGGCAATTGTGGATAACTGCGACTTCAGCAGAACTACTGAAAGAAAGTTAAATGAGAAGATGGATATTTGTAATGAAAATCGCAAAGCCCATATAGCTGCCCTCAAGGATCGTCTTCGTGAGAAG GAAAGGCATGCAGCTGAGGTCCGTAGGAACAAGGTGCTACGAGAGGAACTTTCTGGATAA